A region of Pseudomonas sp. Marseille-Q3773 DNA encodes the following proteins:
- a CDS encoding PAAR domain-containing protein — translation MSRQGAIRKGDPHSGGGRMGEGSGVLVNGRQQCLLGDRALCALHGGTFALVSGGDGSVLFNGTSLVFEPAELACGCQVSSTCSGPYAKEG, via the coding sequence ATGTCCCGACAAGGTGCGATTCGAAAAGGCGATCCCCACAGCGGGGGTGGTCGGATGGGGGAAGGAAGCGGAGTTCTTGTCAACGGGCGGCAACAATGCCTTCTCGGAGATCGTGCGCTATGCGCGCTTCATGGAGGGACATTTGCGTTGGTCTCTGGCGGTGACGGTAGTGTCTTGTTCAACGGTACTTCGTTAGTGTTCGAGCCTGCAGAGCTTGCTTGTGGGTGCCAGGTTTCATCTACCTGTTCGGGACCTTATGCCAAAGAGGGCTGA
- the hisN gene encoding histidinol-phosphatase, translating into MSLSAAQIGEYRAFAEQLADAAAEAIKPYFRASLDVEDKGGRLYDPVTVADKAAEDAMRALIQARYPEHGILGEEAGVAVGSSPLTWVLDPIDGTRAFITGLPLWGTLIALNDGTQPVVGVMNQPFTGERFVGTPEGAWRNGTPLKTRACSDLALATLMCTTPDMFDSAERKAAFEAVAGKARLMRYGGDCYAYCMLASGFVDVIVEASLQPYDVQALMPIIEGAGGVITAWDGSSAQHGGCVVACGDPALHAQVVEMLRHAM; encoded by the coding sequence ATGTCCCTGAGTGCTGCACAGATCGGCGAGTACCGCGCCTTTGCCGAGCAGTTGGCCGATGCTGCTGCTGAAGCGATCAAGCCCTACTTTCGCGCCAGCCTGGATGTCGAGGACAAGGGCGGGCGCTTGTACGACCCGGTGACCGTGGCCGACAAGGCGGCCGAAGATGCCATGCGCGCGCTGATCCAGGCCCGTTACCCCGAGCATGGCATTCTCGGCGAGGAAGCCGGTGTGGCGGTCGGCAGCAGCCCGCTGACCTGGGTGCTCGACCCTATCGATGGCACCCGCGCCTTCATCACCGGCCTGCCGCTGTGGGGCACATTGATCGCCCTCAACGACGGCACGCAGCCAGTGGTAGGGGTGATGAATCAGCCATTCACCGGGGAGCGCTTCGTCGGCACGCCGGAAGGCGCCTGGCGCAACGGAACGCCATTGAAAACCCGTGCCTGCAGCGACCTGGCCTTGGCCACGCTGATGTGCACCACCCCGGACATGTTCGATAGCGCTGAACGCAAGGCTGCATTCGAGGCGGTTGCCGGCAAGGCGCGGCTGATGCGCTACGGCGGCGATTGCTATGCCTATTGCATGCTGGCCAGCGGGTTTGTCGACGTGATCGTCGAGGCCAGCCTGCAGCCGTATGACGTCCAGGCGCTGATGCCGATCATCGAAGGGGCGGGCGGGGTGATCACCGCGTGGGATGGCAGCAGCGCGCAGCATGGTGGCTGTGTGGTGGCGTGCGGTGACCCGGCGCTGCATGCGCAAGTGGTGGAGATGTTGCGGCACGCCATGTGA